Genomic window (Kaistia defluvii):
GGAAGCCGGCAAGGCGACGGAAGTCGTCGTCGTCTCGATCGGTACCGACAAATCGGCGGAAACGCTGCGCACCGGCCTCGCCATGGGCGCCGACCGCGCCATCCTGGTCAAGACCGACGCGGCCAATGTCGAGCCGCTCGCCGTCGCCAAGCTGCTGAAGGCCGTGATCGCGAATGAGGCGCCGGGCCTGGTGATCCTCGGCAAGCAGGCGATCGACGACGATTCCAACCAGACCGGCCAGATGCTGGCCGCCCTGCTCGGCTGGCCGCAGGCGACCTTCGCCTCGAAGGTCGTGCTCGGCGACGGCTCGGTCGACGTGACGCGCGAAGTCGATGGCGGCCTCGAGACGCTGCGGCTCAAGCTCCCGGCGATCGTCACCACCGATCTCCGCCTAAACGAGCCGCGCTACGCCTCGCTGCCCAACATCATGAAGGCGAAGAAGAAGCCGCTCGACGAGACCAGCCCGGAGACGCTCGGCGTCGACGCCAGCCCGCGCCTCACCGTTTTGAAGACGGTCGAGCCCGCGGGCCGCACGGCCGGCGTCAAGCTCGGCACGGTCGACGAACTCGTGGCGAAGCTCAAGCAGGCGGGAGTACTCTGAGATGGCAACGCTGATCCTCGCGGAACATGACGACGCGCATCTGAACGAGGCGACCGCCAAGACGCTGACCGCCGCCCTGGCGCTCGGCCAGCCGGTGGACGTGCTCGTCGCCGGCCAGAATGCCAAGGC
Coding sequences:
- a CDS encoding electron transfer flavoprotein subunit beta/FixA family protein; translation: MKILVPVKRVVDTNVKIRVKADGTGVDLANVKMSMNPFDEIAVEEALRLKEAGKATEVVVVSIGTDKSAETLRTGLAMGADRAILVKTDAANVEPLAVAKLLKAVIANEAPGLVILGKQAIDDDSNQTGQMLAALLGWPQATFASKVVLGDGSVDVTREVDGGLETLRLKLPAIVTTDLRLNEPRYASLPNIMKAKKKPLDETSPETLGVDASPRLTVLKTVEPAGRTAGVKLGTVDELVAKLKQAGVL